A region of Paenibacillus sp. 37 DNA encodes the following proteins:
- a CDS encoding carbohydrate ABC transporter permease, with amino-acid sequence MKYLKLSNWGYSAQRIFIICAFSTIPLALLFTFAYLPVINMFKYSFTDWNGYSKRFDYVGFENYTRIFSDPEYFKVFIVSLYYFVATFLQMGLALYFATILSFKVRGKNFFKGILFFPYLLNGVAIGFIFLFFFKPDGTLDMLMHAVGLGQYTQLWLGNPNIINVSLAGASVWRYMGFNFIIFLGAISSIPKDVYEASDIDGANRWQRFRHIILPSITRILQLNLILAISGAISAFDIPYIMTDGSNGSMTFVIQTVHLAFKYGKLGLASAMAVVLLMIVILVTLVQRVTMKGEE; translated from the coding sequence ATGAAGTACTTAAAACTTTCGAATTGGGGTTACTCAGCGCAACGCATATTTATCATCTGTGCCTTCTCAACTATTCCCCTGGCGTTGCTGTTCACGTTTGCATACTTACCGGTCATCAACATGTTCAAATACAGTTTCACCGATTGGAACGGATATAGTAAAAGGTTTGATTATGTTGGGTTTGAGAACTATACGCGCATATTCAGTGATCCGGAATACTTCAAAGTATTTATTGTCAGCTTGTACTACTTCGTGGCTACGTTCTTACAGATGGGGTTGGCGCTTTACTTTGCCACCATTCTGAGTTTCAAAGTTCGAGGCAAAAACTTCTTCAAAGGCATACTGTTTTTTCCTTATTTGCTGAATGGGGTAGCTATCGGTTTTATCTTCCTCTTTTTCTTCAAACCGGATGGTACACTCGATATGCTCATGCATGCTGTAGGGCTGGGACAATATACGCAGCTCTGGCTCGGTAACCCCAATATTATCAACGTGTCACTCGCAGGTGCATCGGTATGGAGATACATGGGCTTCAACTTTATCATTTTCCTGGGTGCAATCTCCTCCATTCCGAAGGATGTGTATGAAGCATCCGATATTGATGGTGCCAATCGCTGGCAGCGATTCCGCCACATCATCCTGCCAAGCATTACACGCATCCTGCAGCTCAACCTGATCTTGGCGATTAGCGGCGCAATTAGTGCGTTCGATATTCCATATATCATGACCGATGGTTCCAACGGCAGTATGACATTTGTAATTCAGACGGTTCATTTGGCGTTTAAATATGGCAAGCTGGGACTGGCATCCGCCATGGCTGTGGTGCTGCTCATGATCGTTATTCTCGTTACACTCGTGCAGCGCGTCACCATGAAAGGGGAGGAATAA